A DNA window from Methylocystis heyeri contains the following coding sequences:
- a CDS encoding LPS assembly lipoprotein LptE: MSWFDRGRRRARVLAAVALAATALSGCIEPMYGPLSSNAGLADELQAIDVVPIPDRLGHFVRNELIFALNGTGSHVTPRYRLTVTLRESARTPIIDTVTSRATSATVIVDAQYALVTLPDEKEITKGVALNIASYDRFSNRLTNIRAARDAENRNARVIADEIRTRVATALASRPPAP; this comes from the coding sequence ATGTCGTGGTTTGATCGGGGGCGGCGTCGGGCTCGCGTTCTCGCCGCCGTGGCGTTGGCCGCCACGGCTTTGTCGGGCTGCATAGAGCCCATGTACGGCCCGCTGAGCTCGAACGCCGGCCTCGCCGACGAACTTCAGGCGATCGACGTCGTTCCGATTCCCGACCGGCTCGGGCATTTCGTGCGCAACGAGCTGATCTTCGCGCTCAACGGCACCGGCTCGCATGTCACGCCGCGCTACCGCCTGACGGTGACGCTGCGGGAAAGCGCCCGCACGCCGATCATCGACACGGTGACCTCGCGCGCGACCTCCGCCACCGTGATCGTCGACGCGCAATATGCGCTCGTGACCTTGCCCGACGAAAAAGAAATCACCAAGGGCGTGGCTTTGAACATTGCGAGCTACGACCGTTTCAGCAACCGGTTGACCAATATTCGCGCCGCGCGCGACGCCGAGAACCGCAACGCCAGGGTGATCGCCGACGAAATCAGGACCAGAGTCGCCACGGCGCTGGCCTCGCGTCCGCCGGCGCCTTAG
- the leuS gene encoding leucine--tRNA ligase, with translation MRAERYNFAAVEPKWRKIWEDAQVFKAGAHPEKPKYYVLEMFPYPSGRIHMGHVRNYSMGDVIARFMRAKGSDVLHPMGWDAFGLPAENAAMQGKRHPAEWTYANIASMRAQLKSLGLSLDWSREIATCDPAYYGRQQQLFLDFLRAGIVDRKQSKVNWDPVDHTVLANEQVIDGRGWRSGALVEQRDLTQWFFKITDYSEDLLAGLETLERWPEKVRLMQHNWIGRSEGLLLRFALASALGEAREIEVFTTRPDTLFGAKFLAVAADHPLAQSLAADNAALGAFIDECHQMGTSVAAIETAEKKGFDTGLKVRHPFDENWLLPVYVANFVLMDYGTGAIFGCPAHDQRDLDFSRIFGLGATPVVCPEGVDPASLKVTDEAFEGEGRLINSDFLDGLTVAEAKEAAASRLERTLLFGAPQGKRKVNYKLRDWGVSRQRYWGCPIPIIHCDDCGAVPVPSADLPVTLPEDVTFDQPGNPLDRHPTWKHVACPNCGKPARRETDTMDTFVDSSWYYARFADPHNASAPADREALRRWLPVDQYIGGIEHAILHLLYSRFFARAMRDSGHGDIAEPFSGLFTQGMVVHETYKGPEGWVSPAEIRFETNEKGRRAFLIEDGAEVVIGSIEKMSKSKKNTVDPDDIIASYGADTARLFVLSDSPPDRDVIWSDEGAQGAWRFVQRLWRLTGEAGCVAAPIDAPAPAQFGEEATRLRQATHRAVAQVSENIERLRFNSAIARIREFANELTTALDAVTEEGVSDDLAFAFREAAEKLILLVAPMTPHVAEECWEDLGHEDLAAQASWPVADPTLIAQELISLPVQVNGKKRAEILVAHDADEATVRAEALKQEGVQRALEGRPVKKFILVPKRIVNVVV, from the coding sequence ACGCTATAATTTCGCCGCTGTCGAACCCAAGTGGCGAAAAATCTGGGAAGACGCGCAGGTCTTCAAGGCGGGGGCGCACCCCGAAAAGCCCAAATATTACGTGCTGGAGATGTTCCCCTATCCCTCCGGGCGCATCCACATGGGCCATGTGCGCAACTATTCCATGGGCGACGTCATCGCCCGCTTCATGCGCGCCAAAGGCTCCGACGTGCTGCATCCCATGGGCTGGGACGCCTTCGGACTTCCAGCCGAAAACGCGGCCATGCAGGGCAAGCGCCACCCCGCCGAATGGACCTACGCCAATATCGCGTCGATGCGCGCCCAGCTCAAGTCGCTCGGCCTTTCGCTCGATTGGTCGCGGGAGATCGCGACTTGCGATCCCGCCTATTACGGCCGCCAGCAACAGCTCTTTCTCGATTTTCTGCGCGCCGGGATCGTCGACCGTAAGCAGTCCAAGGTCAATTGGGACCCGGTGGATCACACCGTGCTGGCGAACGAGCAGGTGATCGATGGGCGCGGCTGGCGCTCGGGCGCGCTGGTGGAGCAGCGCGACCTGACCCAGTGGTTCTTCAAGATCACCGACTACTCGGAGGATCTGCTCGCGGGCCTGGAGACGCTCGAGCGATGGCCTGAAAAAGTGCGGCTGATGCAGCACAACTGGATCGGCCGTTCGGAAGGGTTGCTGCTGCGCTTCGCGCTTGCGTCGGCTCTGGGCGAAGCCCGCGAGATCGAAGTCTTCACCACGCGGCCGGATACGCTGTTCGGCGCAAAGTTCCTCGCGGTGGCGGCGGATCACCCTCTGGCGCAGTCGCTTGCCGCGGACAATGCGGCGCTCGGGGCGTTCATCGACGAATGCCACCAGATGGGCACCTCGGTCGCGGCGATCGAGACGGCCGAGAAAAAGGGCTTCGACACCGGGTTGAAGGTCCGCCACCCGTTCGACGAAAACTGGCTGCTGCCGGTCTATGTCGCCAATTTCGTGCTCATGGATTACGGCACGGGCGCGATCTTCGGTTGCCCGGCCCATGACCAGCGCGATCTGGATTTCTCCCGGATTTTCGGCCTCGGCGCGACCCCTGTGGTGTGTCCCGAAGGCGTGGACCCGGCGAGCCTCAAAGTGACCGACGAGGCCTTTGAGGGCGAGGGACGGCTGATCAATTCGGACTTCCTCGACGGGCTGACCGTGGCGGAAGCGAAGGAGGCGGCGGCTTCCCGGCTCGAGCGAACGCTGCTGTTCGGCGCCCCGCAGGGCAAGCGCAAGGTCAATTACAAGCTGCGCGACTGGGGCGTCTCGCGCCAGCGCTATTGGGGCTGCCCGATCCCGATCATCCACTGCGACGATTGCGGCGCGGTTCCGGTTCCCTCCGCCGATCTGCCCGTCACCTTGCCCGAGGACGTCACCTTCGACCAGCCCGGCAATCCGCTGGATCGCCATCCGACCTGGAAGCATGTCGCCTGTCCGAACTGCGGCAAGCCGGCGCGGCGCGAGACCGACACGATGGACACTTTCGTCGACTCGTCCTGGTATTACGCGCGCTTCGCCGATCCGCACAATGCTTCGGCGCCGGCGGACAGGGAGGCGCTGCGCCGCTGGCTGCCGGTGGACCAATACATCGGCGGCATCGAGCACGCGATCCTGCATCTGCTCTATTCGCGCTTCTTCGCCCGCGCCATGCGTGATTCCGGCCATGGGGACATCGCCGAGCCTTTCTCTGGCCTGTTCACCCAGGGCATGGTGGTGCACGAAACCTACAAAGGCCCGGAGGGCTGGGTTTCTCCCGCCGAGATCCGCTTCGAGACCAACGAAAAGGGCCGGCGCGCCTTCCTGATCGAGGACGGCGCCGAAGTCGTCATCGGCTCGATCGAGAAGATGTCGAAGTCCAAGAAGAATACCGTCGACCCCGACGACATCATCGCGAGCTACGGCGCCGACACCGCGCGGCTTTTCGTGCTTTCGGACTCGCCGCCGGACCGCGACGTGATCTGGTCGGACGAAGGCGCGCAGGGAGCGTGGCGCTTCGTGCAGCGCCTGTGGCGCCTAACCGGCGAAGCCGGCTGCGTCGCCGCCCCGATCGATGCGCCGGCTCCGGCGCAGTTCGGCGAAGAGGCGACCAGGCTGCGCCAGGCGACCCACCGCGCCGTCGCCCAGGTGAGCGAAAACATCGAGCGCCTGCGCTTCAACAGCGCGATCGCCCGCATCCGCGAATTCGCCAATGAGCTGACGACGGCGCTGGACGCCGTGACCGAAGAGGGCGTTTCCGACGATCTGGCTTTCGCTTTCCGCGAGGCCGCCGAAAAGCTGATCCTTCTGGTGGCGCCGATGACGCCTCACGTCGCCGAGGAATGCTGGGAGGATCTCGGTCATGAGGATCTGGCGGCGCAGGCTTCCTGGCCGGTCGCCGATCCTACCCTGATCGCCCAGGAACTGATAAGCTTGCCGGTGCAGGTCAATGGAAAGAAGCGCGCCGAGATTCTGGTCGCGCATGACGCGGACGAGGCGACGGTCCGGGCCGAAGCCTTGAAGCAGGAAGGCGTGCAGCGCGCGCTGGAGGGCCGGCCGGTGAAGAAGTTCATTCTCGTTCCGAAGAGGATCGTCAATGTCGTGGTTTGA